A genomic stretch from Chitinophagaceae bacterium includes:
- a CDS encoding LacI family DNA-binding transcriptional regulator — protein sequence MQLEQSFAQIKSLFALKNKNYPFLKNNKRLLIFNFKGKNAIFCTNKPAPMKNNNVTIQSMAQSLGVSVTTISRVLNGLGEQFRISKKTIELVTVTAHKLNYKPNNIAKGLRLKKSSTIGLIVPDITNTWFAQLAMGIEKEARKHHYNIFLCNSDDDIKIEKKSIALLQSWMVDGIIIAPIGLEPEHLIDAKRNGTPLVLIDRIFEGMDLPYISSNDFEGALEANQYLIDNGHKKIVCVQGIVGTSPNNKRVNGYKQALKKNKIPFDPSLVVGDAFSFNNGYNCAKKISKNLAKTKITAIFSLGNQITLGILKALKEEGIRIPEDISIVSFDEQLYSDLLFTPLSTISHMNDNFGDLSIQMLLQQMGKSKKAKPKDVVLKSKLIIRDSVKKIAIL from the coding sequence GTGCAATTAGAACAATCGTTTGCGCAAATTAAATCATTATTTGCATTAAAAAATAAAAATTACCCTTTTTTAAAAAACAATAAACGCTTACTAATCTTTAATTTTAAAGGAAAAAATGCTATATTCTGTACAAATAAACCCGCCCCGATGAAAAATAACAACGTTACGATACAATCAATGGCTCAAAGCCTTGGTGTTTCTGTAACGACTATCTCAAGAGTTTTAAATGGTCTGGGCGAGCAGTTCCGCATCAGCAAAAAAACGATAGAATTAGTTACCGTTACAGCCCATAAATTAAACTACAAACCCAACAATATTGCCAAAGGGCTGCGCTTAAAAAAGTCGTCAACCATCGGGCTTATTGTTCCTGATATAACAAACACCTGGTTTGCCCAACTGGCAATGGGCATTGAAAAAGAAGCCCGGAAGCATCATTACAATATTTTCTTATGTAATAGTGATGATGACATTAAAATAGAAAAAAAATCAATTGCTTTACTTCAAAGCTGGATGGTTGATGGTATAATTATAGCCCCAATAGGTCTGGAGCCTGAACATCTGATAGACGCAAAAAGAAATGGAACCCCCCTTGTTTTAATTGACAGGATTTTTGAAGGAATGGATTTGCCATATATTTCATCAAATGATTTTGAAGGCGCATTAGAGGCCAACCAATATTTAATTGATAATGGACACAAAAAAATTGTCTGTGTGCAGGGCATTGTGGGCACATCACCAAATAACAAACGTGTAAATGGCTACAAACAGGCATTAAAAAAAAATAAAATCCCTTTTGACCCTTCATTGGTTGTAGGTGATGCTTTTAGTTTTAACAATGGCTATAATTGTGCTAAAAAAATATCTAAGAACCTGGCAAAAACTAAAATTACGGCCATCTTCTCATTGGGAAACCAGATTACATTAGGCATTTTAAAAGCTTTAAAAGAGGAAGGTATAAGAATACCCGAAGACATATCTATTGTGTCTTTTGATGAGCAGTTATATTCGGATTTATTATTTACTCCTCTGTCAACGATTTCGCATATGAACGATAATTTCGGCGATCTATCTATTCAAATGCTGTTGCAACAAATGGGTAAAAGCAAAAAAGCAAAGCCTAAAGATGTAGTACTTAAATCGAAGTTGATTATCAGGGATTCTGTAAAAAAAATAGCTATTCTGTAA
- a CDS encoding RNA polymerase sigma-70 factor encodes MKEYQLYNNQMLLDLLAESDEFAFTELYNRYWKKIFAIAYNRLSEAQSAEDIVHDVFASLWVNRKKNQIESLENYLATATKYMVLAKIKVKVRERSYSNTFQQTPIFELPVEASLHYKRLLEIVKIEVEKLPEKCRLIFNYSRNEGMPIRQIAETLHLSPKTVENQLNKALKQLKLVTRMFLNSLLIILSISLF; translated from the coding sequence ATGAAAGAGTATCAGTTATATAATAATCAGATGCTGTTAGATCTGCTTGCTGAGAGTGACGAGTTTGCTTTTACTGAGTTATATAACCGTTATTGGAAAAAAATATTCGCCATTGCTTATAACAGGTTAAGCGAAGCCCAGTCAGCTGAAGATATTGTACATGATGTGTTTGCCAGCCTCTGGGTAAACAGAAAAAAAAATCAAATAGAATCGCTTGAAAATTACTTAGCCACCGCAACGAAGTATATGGTGCTGGCAAAAATTAAAGTAAAAGTCAGAGAACGGAGTTACAGTAACACATTTCAGCAAACACCCATATTCGAACTTCCTGTTGAAGCCTCACTTCATTATAAGCGATTGCTGGAAATCGTAAAAATAGAAGTAGAAAAGCTGCCTGAGAAGTGCAGGCTGATTTTTAACTACAGTCGTAACGAAGGAATGCCCATACGGCAAATTGCAGAGACATTACATCTATCTCCCAAAACGGTTGAGAATCAGTTAAACAAGGCACTGAAGCAGTTAAAGCTGGTTACCAGAATGTTTCTTAATTCCCTTCTGATTATTCTCTCCATCTCTCTTTTCTAA